GCACTTCTGCTATGTTTTTATCATTATAGTGGATCCCGAGCGCCTCACGATTGTATCGCGCGCCGTCGCATTCTTCGCACGGCACATAGATATCAGGAAGGAAGTGCATTTCTATTTTTTTGACGCCCTGCCCCTCGCACTCTTCACACCTCCCGCCTTTCACATTAAAACTAAACCGCCCCGCTTTGTACCCTCGTGCACGGGCATCGCGTGTTTTCGAAAAGAGATCGCGGATCCCCGCAAATGCCCCGGTGTATGTCGCAGGGTTGCTTCTCGGCGTGCGGCCGATTGGCGACTGATCCACTACAACTACTTTATCAATGCTCTTTAACCCCTCTATTGATGTATGCCCGCCGGGGACGGCGCGCGAGCCGTAAAAATGCTGCATGAGCGAGCGCGATAATATATCGTTGATAAGCGTTGATTTTCCAGAGCCGGATACGCCCGAAACACCGACTAATTTTCCAAGGGGGATTTTTACCGTAATATTTTTCAAGTTATGTTCGCGGGCTCCTTTGATAGTTATAAAGCCAGCGGCTTTGTTCTCTTTGGACGCAAGCACAGATACTTTTTTACGTCCGGAAATATAATCGCCGGTAAGCGTCTTTGCCTTTTTGATATCACTATATGTGCCTTCAAAGATTATTTTGCCTCCATGTATTCCTGCGCCCTCACCGAGATCAATAATCCAATCAGCCTCCTCCATCGTCTTCTGATCATGCTCTACCACTAAAACGGTATTTCCAAGCGCTTTCAGTTCTTTAAGTGTTTGGATAAGACGATAGTGGTCACGCGCGTGAAGCCCAATGGACGGCTCATCAAGCACATAAATAACCCCCGAAAGACCGGAACCAATCTGTGTCGCAAGGCGCACGCGCTGCGCCTCTCCCCCGGAGAGCGTGGTGGACTGGCGGTCAAGCGACACATATCCGAGCCCGACATTCACTAAAAATTCGAGCCGCCGTTCTATTTCTTTTACGAGCGGGCGCGCAATTGCGTCTTCCTGTTTTTTCTTTTTTACTTCCTGCAGCACTTTTTGCATAAACGCGATTGCATCCTCTGCGGCATACGCGGAGACTTCCGCAATAGATGTCTGGATAATTTTAACACCCAGCGATTCCGGACGCAGCCGTTTACCTCCGCACGCAGGGCAGCTGTTCATAAACATGTATTTTTCTATCTCTGCCCGGGTCCATTCGGAGTCCGTTTCGCGCCACCTCCGCTCAAGGTTTGGGATGACGCCCTCAAATGCCTCGCCCGGTTTTTTATCTTCAGTGTCTTTTTCTCCATACAAAATAAGGTCAGTTACTTTCTTCGGGAGCGCGCCCACAGGCGTATCAAGCGAAAAGCTATACCGCTCGGAAAGATCCTCAATCATCCACCAGTACCAGGACTGCCGTCCCACCCGATGCGATGCACGCGCCCACGGCTGGATTGCACCTTCGGCAAGTGTTAACTTTTTATTCGGCATCACCAAGTCCGGATCAACCTCCAATTGATGGCCGAGGCCCGTACAGCGTTCGCACGCACCATAGGGACTATTAAAGCTGAACAACCGTGGCTCTATCGGCGGAAGTGAAATATGACAGACCGGACAAGAAAAATTTTCCGAAAAAAGCACCTCTCTTCCTTTTGTTCCGTTTGCGTCTTCTTTATACTCAACCACAAGCGCAATACCTTTTGTAAGCGCAAGCGTGGTCTCCAGCGAATCATGTATGCGTCCGCGTTCCGTGTCCTTATCTATAGAAAGCCGATCTACAACAACCTCAATGGAGTGCTTCTTTTTTGGATCAAGCGGAAGATCAAGCGCCTCTTCTATCCGCATAACGCCTCCGTCGAGACGCACGCGCAAGAACCCTTGCTTTTGTATTTCGGCAAGTATCTTTTTATGTTCTCCTTTTTTTGAACGGATGACGGGAGCGGCAATCATCACAAATGTGTCCTTGAATTCGCGGCTTACCGTTTTTATCATTTCATCTATCGTCTGTTTTTTTACGAGCCGCCCGCATGCCGGACAATGCGGCTTGCCGATGCGTGCGAACAAGATGCGGAGATAATCATATATTTCGGTTATGGTTCCAACGGTCGAGCGAGGATTTTTCGAGACCGACCGCTGGTCAATAGCGATTGCGGGCGATAAGCCTTCTATTTTTTCAACATCGGGCTTTTCGCGCACGCCTAAGAATTGCCGCGCATAACTTGAAAGCGACTCCACAAAGCGCCGTTCGGCTTCGGCATAAATGGTGTCAAAAGCAAGCGAGGACTTTCCTGAACCGGAAAGCCCCGTAATAACTACAAGTTTGTTTTTTGGTATCTCAAGCGAGATATTCTTGAGATTGTGAGTACGCGCACCTTTTATGCGTATAACATCTGTTTCGTGTGTTGGTTGTTTTCTTGCCATACAGAGTACAAATAGAGGTGCGCAAAATTTTGCAATTATTCAGTATAGATATTTTTAGCGCCCGGGTCAAGATATGAATGTGAATTGAGAATATCTTTTTTTGACTTAGCATCTGATGATTCTTATAATCAACCCATTATGAACAAAAAGCCGGATACCATTCCCCAAGCGCCAGGCGTATACTTTTTCAAAAAAGGAAGGACTCTCTTATATGTCGGAAAGGCAAAAAATCTCAAAGAGCGCATCGCATCTTACTTTTCGTCACAAAACACAGACGCGCGGAAAATAAGCATGGTGCGTCAAGCAACGTCAATTACCTGGAAAGAGATGCTCTCCGACACAGAGGCGCTCATACGCGAAGCGGAATACATCAAAGCACATAAGCCCCGCTATAACATTGTTATGCGGGACGACAAGCAATATTTTTTCGTCCGATTTTCTGATGGCGCATTTCCTCGGATCACACTGACTCACCAACCTAACAGCTCAAAGGATTATTTTTTAGGACCATTTACGGACGGCTCCTCGCTCAAGCAAACATTAAAAATGCTCCGACACGCATTTCCGTATTGCACATGCAAGGGCGCGCACAAACGCAGATGCCAACACGCGTCCATCGGGAATTGTCTTGGCATATGCTGCACCGAGAGCGCGTACATGAAAGCACTTTTTCCTGACTACCAAAAAAGGAGTTCTCAATATAAAAAGAATATCCGCACGATAAAACAGGTGCTTTCCGGAAAAGGAAATGCGCTCATGCATACTATGCAAAAGCGCATGAAGAAACTTTCCGAGCATAAGCACTATGAACAAGCAGCACTCATCCGCGACCAACTCTATGCGCTCGAAAACATATTCTCACACCGGCACACCCTGAGGCGCGAAGAGCATATCTATGCAGAAAAAGGCGTTACCTATCTCAAGCATGTTATTGGTATGAAAAAAACACCCAAGCGCATAGAAGCATACGACATCTCAAATATTCAGGGGAAGCACGCGGTAGGTTCTATGGTGGTGTTTACGAACGGCGCACCCGATAAAAATGAGTATCGGAAATTTGCGATACATCTCCCCCCTAAACCAAATGACACTGCGATGATGCAGGAGATTATTACGAGACGATTCTATAACGCATGGACACATCCTGATCTCATCATCATTGATGGGGGCACACCACAACTTCATGCTGCCCAAAAAGCCCTGGCGCACCACACTCTACGAATGCCCGTTGCCGCACTTGCGAAGCGAGAAGAAGAACTGCACCTCCAAAACGGAACCGTTATCAAATTAAAAGAGCGGCCTCAGCCACTCCTTCATCTTTTACAATATATTCGTAACGAAGCACATCGGTTCGCAATTAGCTTTCACCGAAAAAAACGGGGTGATCAGATTGGATCATAGTCGTCGTCGTGTTTTCTTATTTTTCCTTCAACTTTTCGGAGCGCCCACAATACTAACAGTACGAGCACAGCGCTAAATATCGCAAGACTATACATCTGTACGCCTACAGTCATGCCAACTGCCGCAACCGCCCACAAACCCGCTGCAGTTGTGAGACCGTGAACGCTGCCACGCTGCACAAAAATAAGACCCGCACCGATGAAACCGATGCCAACAACTACCTGTGCGGCAACCCGCGCCGGATCTTGAATGCCAGTTCCAAATTGCTGAAACGCCTCAACTGAAAGAATAGTGAAAAGTGCCGCACCCATGCATACAAGCGCATATGTCCGCATACCTGCGGCCTTTCCCTTATATTCCCGCTCAAAACCGATAAACAATCCGAGCCCTGCAGCGAGCGCCATCTGAAAAAACATTCGCAATATTTCAGGATCAAACATAATTAAATTTCGATTATTTTTTCTTTCCGGATAAGTTCTATCACTTTTTCCACAAGCGCTTTCGGATCAGTGTCATACACCACCTTTCCGTTTTCCCGATGAGAGAGATCGATAATCTGCCTAATCAGATTGGTTGAACCCCCTGATTCCTCAAGAATGCCGATAGGCTTGTTATCTTCAAACGCGATAGTAAATTCGTTAAGCGTCCCCATGCGCCCGCAACCGACAATAACACCGTCTGACGCGCGTGTTAGCAAAAGATTCCGCCCGGAATAATCAAAGCCGGTATATACGATCATATCCATGTAATCCACGGGGAGCTTATATTTTTCAATATGCTCCTTTTCGCTTGATGCCGGAGAGAGCCCGATTGATATCCCGCCCGCTTCTTTCGCGCCAATCGCTGACCAATATGGAAATCCGGTAGTCGCGCCCGTAACTAAAATAGCATTATGACGGACGATCTCTTTTCCTATTTCCTTTGCTTGT
The DNA window shown above is from Candidatus Niyogibacteria bacterium CG10_big_fil_rev_8_21_14_0_10_46_36 and carries:
- a CDS encoding magnesium transporter MgtC; translation: MFDPEILRMFFQMALAAGLGLFIGFEREYKGKAAGMRTYALVCMGAALFTILSVEAFQQFGTGIQDPARVAAQVVVGIGFIGAGLIFVQRGSVHGLTTAAGLWAVAAVGMTVGVQMYSLAIFSAVLVLLVLWALRKVEGKIRKHDDDYDPI
- a CDS encoding excinuclease ABC subunit UvrA gives rise to the protein MARKQPTHETDVIRIKGARTHNLKNISLEIPKNKLVVITGLSGSGKSSLAFDTIYAEAERRFVESLSSYARQFLGVREKPDVEKIEGLSPAIAIDQRSVSKNPRSTVGTITEIYDYLRILFARIGKPHCPACGRLVKKQTIDEMIKTVSREFKDTFVMIAAPVIRSKKGEHKKILAEIQKQGFLRVRLDGGVMRIEEALDLPLDPKKKHSIEVVVDRLSIDKDTERGRIHDSLETTLALTKGIALVVEYKEDANGTKGREVLFSENFSCPVCHISLPPIEPRLFSFNSPYGACERCTGLGHQLEVDPDLVMPNKKLTLAEGAIQPWARASHRVGRQSWYWWMIEDLSERYSFSLDTPVGALPKKVTDLILYGEKDTEDKKPGEAFEGVIPNLERRWRETDSEWTRAEIEKYMFMNSCPACGGKRLRPESLGVKIIQTSIAEVSAYAAEDAIAFMQKVLQEVKKKKQEDAIARPLVKEIERRLEFLVNVGLGYVSLDRQSTTLSGGEAQRVRLATQIGSGLSGVIYVLDEPSIGLHARDHYRLIQTLKELKALGNTVLVVEHDQKTMEEADWIIDLGEGAGIHGGKIIFEGTYSDIKKAKTLTGDYISGRKKVSVLASKENKAAGFITIKGAREHNLKNITVKIPLGKLVGVSGVSGSGKSTLINDILSRSLMQHFYGSRAVPGGHTSIEGLKSIDKVVVVDQSPIGRTPRSNPATYTGAFAGIRDLFSKTRDARARGYKAGRFSFNVKGGRCEECEGQGVKKIEMHFLPDIYVPCEECDGARYNREALGIHYNDKNIAEVLDMSVEEALIFFKNVPAIQSKIETLNQVGLSYIKLGQPATTLSGGEAQRVKLATELAKKATGRTVYILDEPTTGLHAEDVQKLLTVLRALVDKGNTVIVTEHSIDILRNADWLIDLGPEGGDGGGEIVVMGTPADVKKNKTSYTGKWL